One window of the Anolis sagrei isolate rAnoSag1 chromosome 5, rAnoSag1.mat, whole genome shotgun sequence genome contains the following:
- the LRRTM1 gene encoding leucine-rich repeat transmembrane neuronal protein 1 yields the protein MDFLLIGVCLNWLLRKPPGWILCTLGLFFKMLPAVNSGCPQLCRCEGRLLYCESLNLTEMPHNLSGVMGLSLRYNSLSELHDGQFTGLMQLTWLYLDHNHICSVEGNAFQKLRRVKELTLSSNKITQLPNTTFRPMPNLRSVDLSYNDLQALEPDLFHGLRKLTTLHMRSNAIKFVPVRIFQDCRSLKFLDIGYNQLKSLARNSFAGLFKLTELHLEHNDLVKVNLAHFPRLISLHSLCLRRNKVTIVVNSLDWIWKLEKMDLSGNEIEYMEPHVFESVPHLQSLQLDSNRLTYIHPRILNSWKSLMSISLSSNVWDCGRNICALASWLSNFKGRYDSNLLCATPEYAQGEDVLDAVFAFHLCEDATDPTSDVNLLSAIANNSDQMFSYSPATVNYDMQDTEGDRTTNAVTVTIVNENPENAVQIHKVVTGTMALIFSFLIVVLVLYVSWKCFPASLRQLRQCFVTQRRKQKQKQTMHQMAAMSAQEYYVDYKPNHIEGALVIINEYGSCTCHQQPARECEV from the coding sequence ATGGATTTCCTTCTTATCGGTGTCTGTTTAAACTGGCTGCTGAGGAAGCCCCCGGGGTGGATCCTGTGTACACTGGGTCTCTTTTTCAAAATGCTTCCAGCTGTGAATAGTGGGTGTCCGCAGCTCTGTCGGTGTGAGGGCAGGCTTTTGTACTGCGAATCGCTCAATCTCACAGAGATGCCGCACAACCTGTCGGGCGTGATGGGCTTGTCGTTGCGGTACAACAGCCTCTCTGAGCTGCATGATGGACAGTTCACAGGGTTAATGCAACTCACGTGGCTCTATCTGGATCACAATCACATTTGCTCAGTGGAGGGAAATGCCTTTCAAAAGCTACGGAGAGTTAAAGAACTCACTCTGAGTTCCAACAAAATCACACAACTGCCCAACACCACCTTCCGGCCCATGCCGAACCTGCGCAGTGTGGATTTATCCTACAATGATCTGCAAGCTTTGGAGCCGGACCTGTTCCATGGCTTGCGGAAGCTGACGACTTTGCACATGCGGTCCAACGCCATCAAGTTTGTGCCCGTCCGAATTTTCCAGGACTGCCGCAGCCTCAAATTCCTTGACATAGGATACAATCAGTTGAAAAGCCTAGCTCGAAACTCCTTTGCGGGCTTGTTCAAACTCACCGAGTTACACCTTGAGCACAATGACCTGGTGAAAGTGAACTTGGCCCATTTCCCAAGGCTCATCTCCTTGCACTCCCTTTGCCTACGGAGGAATAAGGTCACTATTGTGGTGAACTCCTTGGACTGGATATGGAAATTAGAAAAAATGGACCTTTCGGGCAACGAGATCGAATATATGGAACCTCACGTTTTTGAAAGTGTACCTCATCTCCAGTCCCTTCAGCTGGATTCTAATCGACTCACCTACATTCATCCACGAATCCTCAACTCCTGGAAGTCCCTCATGAGCATCAGCCTTTCTTCAAATGTCTGGGATTGTGGCCGTAACATTTGTGCCTTGGCCTCTTGGCTAAGCAACTTTAAAGGCCGCTATGACAGCAACCTACTGTGTGCCACCCCTGAGTATGCACAGGGTGAGGATGTCTTAGATGCAGTGTTTGCTTTTCACTTGTGTGAAGATGCAACAGACCCCACGAGCGATGTCAACCTGCTGTCTGCTATAGCTAACAACAGTGACCAAATGTTCAGCTACAGCCCTGCCACTGTCAACTACGACATGCAGGACACCGAAGGGGACAGAACGACAAATGCCGTCACGGTAACTATAGTGAACGAGAATCCAGAGAATGCGGTTCAGATTCACAAGGTGGTGACGGGGACCATGGCCCTCATCTTCTCTTTCCTCATAGTGGTTTTGGTGTTGTACGTTTCATGGAAATGTTTCCCAGCCAGTCTTAGGCAACTGAGACAGTGTTTTGTGACACAGCGTAGAaagcagaaacaaaaacaaaccatgcATCAAATGGCTGCAATGTCAGCCCAGGAGTATTATGTTGATTACAAACCCAACCACATTGAAGGCGCTCTGGTGATCATTAATGAGTATGGATCCTGTACTTGCCACCAGCAGCCAGCAAGGGAATGTGAGGTGTGA